A genomic region of Magnolia sinica isolate HGM2019 chromosome 6, MsV1, whole genome shotgun sequence contains the following coding sequences:
- the LOC131248106 gene encoding uncharacterized protein LOC131248106 isoform X4, producing the protein MEGLIKGLIDVALGNNDHDDDDRRHQHTHNNDSPSLDERSRSTWAQVVSGEEKQEEEGGAHDYNRNPWNREEEDTGRNNQGWETDRNRPSRRPHVEEGAGRNDEGWETIGSRPARRPHVASMGHWHGYKQPPSEQEYSTEVDYGANIEPSEEELADLSKACEKLWELDSNRLVPGKDYEIDCGEGKKAYQKEDMAQGRLFSWLSEDIFNRPTYSRFCSLLDNYNPNEGCKEVVTSEEKQEQAAFMEEISRTAPIKYLHKYLVAKGMVSRQYEDFKRMMMDLWFDLYSRGGTSSCSSAFEHVFVGEIKQRGEHEVSGFHNWIQFYLEETKGRVDYQGYIFPRRRGQTPDSETQLLTIQFEWNGVLKSLSSTLVGVSPEFEIALYTLCFYVGEEDNHIQLGPYPVNIKCYRMGRDKIGSAFPISEC; encoded by the exons atggaAGGTCTGATAAAGGGCTTGATAGACGTGGCCCTCGGCAACAACGATCACGATGACGACGACAGACGCCACCAACACACCCACAACAACGACTCTCCCTCTCTAGATGAACGCTCCAGATCTACCTGGGCGCAG GTAGTATCGGGGGAGGAGAAGCAGGAAGAAGAAGGTGGTGCGCACGATTACAACCGTAACCCTTGGAACAGAGAG GAGGAAGACACCGGAAGAAATAACCAGGGTTGGGAGACTGACAGAAATAGGCCTTCGAGGAGGCCCCATGTG gaagAAGGTGCTGGAAGAAATGATGAGGGTTGGGAGACTATTGGAAGCAGGCCTGCAAGGCGGCCGCATGTG GCGTCAATGGGCCATTGGCATGGATATAAGCAGCCACCTAGCGAACAGGAATACTCTACTGAGGTTGATTATGGTGCTAACATAGAACCCTCAGAAGAGGAACTTGCCGATCTTTCAAAAGCTTGCGAAAAGCTTTGGGAACTCGATTCAAACCGTTTGGTGCCTGGAAAAGACTATGAGATCGATTGCGGAGAAGGGAAAAAGGCTTACCAAAAGGAAGATATGGCACAGGGACGCCTATTCTCATGGCTGAGCGAAGACATATTCAATCGGCCCACTTATTCCCGTTTCTGTTCTCTCTTAGATAATTACAACCCAAATGAAGGGTGTAAAGAAGTCGTTACTTCTGAAGAGAAGCAAGAGCAAGCTGCATTCATGGAGGAGATCAGTAGGACCGCGCCGATCAAATATCTTCACAAGTACCTTGTTGCCAAGGGGATGGTGTCTAGACAGTATGAAGATTTTAAGAGAATGATGATGGATCTCTGGTTTGATCTCTATAGCAGAGGTGGTACGTCCAGTTGCTCTTCCGCATTTGAACATGTTTTTGTTGGAGAAATCAAGCAGCGTGGGGAGCATGAAGTTTCTGGCTTCCACAATTGGATTCAG TTTTACCTAGAAGAAACAAAAGGGAGGGTTGACTATCAGGGTTATATTTTCCCCAGAAGGCGTGGGCAAACT CCAGACTCCGAAACTCAGTTGCTCACCATTCAGTTTGAATGGAATGGCGTTCTCAAATCCCTCTCCAGCACATTGGTAGGAGTCAGCCCTGAGTTTGAAATCGCGCTCTACACCCTCTGCTTCTACGTGGGTGAAGAAGACAACCACATTCAGCTTGGTCCGTATCCCGTCAACATCAAATGCTATCGTATGGGTAGAGACAAAATCGGCTCCGCGTTTCCTATCTCTGAGTGTTGA
- the LOC131248106 gene encoding uncharacterized protein LOC131248106 isoform X3, with the protein MEGLIKGLIDVALGNNDHDDDDRRHQHTHNNDSPSLDERSRSTWAQVVSGEEKQEEEGGAHDYNRNPWNREEEDAGRNNQDWETVGNQPPRKPHVEEDTGRNNQGWETDRNRPSRRPHVEEGAGRNDEGWETIGSRPARRPHVASMGHWHGYKQPPSEQEYSTEVDYGANIEPSEEELADLSKACEKLWELDSNRLVPGKDYEIDCGEGKKAYQKEDMAQGRLFSWLSEDIFNRPTYSRFCSLLDNYNPNEGCKEVVTSEEKQEQAAFMEEISRTAPIKYLHKYLVAKGMVSRQYEDFKRMMMDLWFDLYSRGGTSSCSSAFEHVFVGEIKQRGEHEVSGFHNWIQFYLEETKGRVDYQGYIFPRRRGQTPDSETQLLTIQFEWNGVLKSLSSTLVGVSPEFEIALYTLCFYVGEEDNHIQLGPYPVNIKCYRMGRDKIGSAFPISEC; encoded by the exons atggaAGGTCTGATAAAGGGCTTGATAGACGTGGCCCTCGGCAACAACGATCACGATGACGACGACAGACGCCACCAACACACCCACAACAACGACTCTCCCTCTCTAGATGAACGCTCCAGATCTACCTGGGCGCAG GTAGTATCGGGGGAGGAGAAGCAGGAAGAAGAAGGTGGTGCGCACGATTACAACCGTAACCCTTGGAACAGAGAG GAGGAAGATGCGGGAAGAAATAACCAGGATTGGGAAACTGTCGGAAATCAGCCTCCGAGGAAGCCCCATGTG GAGGAAGACACCGGAAGAAATAACCAGGGTTGGGAGACTGACAGAAATAGGCCTTCGAGGAGGCCCCATGTG gaagAAGGTGCTGGAAGAAATGATGAGGGTTGGGAGACTATTGGAAGCAGGCCTGCAAGGCGGCCGCATGTG GCGTCAATGGGCCATTGGCATGGATATAAGCAGCCACCTAGCGAACAGGAATACTCTACTGAGGTTGATTATGGTGCTAACATAGAACCCTCAGAAGAGGAACTTGCCGATCTTTCAAAAGCTTGCGAAAAGCTTTGGGAACTCGATTCAAACCGTTTGGTGCCTGGAAAAGACTATGAGATCGATTGCGGAGAAGGGAAAAAGGCTTACCAAAAGGAAGATATGGCACAGGGACGCCTATTCTCATGGCTGAGCGAAGACATATTCAATCGGCCCACTTATTCCCGTTTCTGTTCTCTCTTAGATAATTACAACCCAAATGAAGGGTGTAAAGAAGTCGTTACTTCTGAAGAGAAGCAAGAGCAAGCTGCATTCATGGAGGAGATCAGTAGGACCGCGCCGATCAAATATCTTCACAAGTACCTTGTTGCCAAGGGGATGGTGTCTAGACAGTATGAAGATTTTAAGAGAATGATGATGGATCTCTGGTTTGATCTCTATAGCAGAGGTGGTACGTCCAGTTGCTCTTCCGCATTTGAACATGTTTTTGTTGGAGAAATCAAGCAGCGTGGGGAGCATGAAGTTTCTGGCTTCCACAATTGGATTCAG TTTTACCTAGAAGAAACAAAAGGGAGGGTTGACTATCAGGGTTATATTTTCCCCAGAAGGCGTGGGCAAACT CCAGACTCCGAAACTCAGTTGCTCACCATTCAGTTTGAATGGAATGGCGTTCTCAAATCCCTCTCCAGCACATTGGTAGGAGTCAGCCCTGAGTTTGAAATCGCGCTCTACACCCTCTGCTTCTACGTGGGTGAAGAAGACAACCACATTCAGCTTGGTCCGTATCCCGTCAACATCAAATGCTATCGTATGGGTAGAGACAAAATCGGCTCCGCGTTTCCTATCTCTGAGTGTTGA
- the LOC131248106 gene encoding uncharacterized protein LOC131248106 isoform X2 → MEGLIKGLIDVALGNNDHDDDDRRHQHTHNNDSPSLDERSRSTWAQVVSGEEKQEEEGGAHDYNRNPWNREEEDTGRNNQGWETDRNRPSRRPHVEEDVGRNNQGWETVGNRPPRRPHVEEGAGRNDEGWETIGSRPARRPHVASMGHWHGYKQPPSEQEYSTEVDYGANIEPSEEELADLSKACEKLWELDSNRLVPGKDYEIDCGEGKKAYQKEDMAQGRLFSWLSEDIFNRPTYSRFCSLLDNYNPNEGCKEVVTSEEKQEQAAFMEEISRTAPIKYLHKYLVAKGMVSRQYEDFKRMMMDLWFDLYSRGGTSSCSSAFEHVFVGEIKQRGEHEVSGFHNWIQFYLEETKGRVDYQGYIFPRRRGQTPDSETQLLTIQFEWNGVLKSLSSTLVGVSPEFEIALYTLCFYVGEEDNHIQLGPYPVNIKCYRMGRDKIGSAFPISEC, encoded by the exons atggaAGGTCTGATAAAGGGCTTGATAGACGTGGCCCTCGGCAACAACGATCACGATGACGACGACAGACGCCACCAACACACCCACAACAACGACTCTCCCTCTCTAGATGAACGCTCCAGATCTACCTGGGCGCAG GTAGTATCGGGGGAGGAGAAGCAGGAAGAAGAAGGTGGTGCGCACGATTACAACCGTAACCCTTGGAACAGAGAG GAGGAAGACACCGGAAGAAATAACCAGGGTTGGGAGACTGACAGAAATAGGCCTTCGAGGAGGCCCCATGTGG AGGAAGACGTCGGAAGAAATAACCAGGGTTGGGAGACTGTTGGAAATAGGCCTCCAAGGAGGCCCCATGTG gaagAAGGTGCTGGAAGAAATGATGAGGGTTGGGAGACTATTGGAAGCAGGCCTGCAAGGCGGCCGCATGTG GCGTCAATGGGCCATTGGCATGGATATAAGCAGCCACCTAGCGAACAGGAATACTCTACTGAGGTTGATTATGGTGCTAACATAGAACCCTCAGAAGAGGAACTTGCCGATCTTTCAAAAGCTTGCGAAAAGCTTTGGGAACTCGATTCAAACCGTTTGGTGCCTGGAAAAGACTATGAGATCGATTGCGGAGAAGGGAAAAAGGCTTACCAAAAGGAAGATATGGCACAGGGACGCCTATTCTCATGGCTGAGCGAAGACATATTCAATCGGCCCACTTATTCCCGTTTCTGTTCTCTCTTAGATAATTACAACCCAAATGAAGGGTGTAAAGAAGTCGTTACTTCTGAAGAGAAGCAAGAGCAAGCTGCATTCATGGAGGAGATCAGTAGGACCGCGCCGATCAAATATCTTCACAAGTACCTTGTTGCCAAGGGGATGGTGTCTAGACAGTATGAAGATTTTAAGAGAATGATGATGGATCTCTGGTTTGATCTCTATAGCAGAGGTGGTACGTCCAGTTGCTCTTCCGCATTTGAACATGTTTTTGTTGGAGAAATCAAGCAGCGTGGGGAGCATGAAGTTTCTGGCTTCCACAATTGGATTCAG TTTTACCTAGAAGAAACAAAAGGGAGGGTTGACTATCAGGGTTATATTTTCCCCAGAAGGCGTGGGCAAACT CCAGACTCCGAAACTCAGTTGCTCACCATTCAGTTTGAATGGAATGGCGTTCTCAAATCCCTCTCCAGCACATTGGTAGGAGTCAGCCCTGAGTTTGAAATCGCGCTCTACACCCTCTGCTTCTACGTGGGTGAAGAAGACAACCACATTCAGCTTGGTCCGTATCCCGTCAACATCAAATGCTATCGTATGGGTAGAGACAAAATCGGCTCCGCGTTTCCTATCTCTGAGTGTTGA
- the LOC131248106 gene encoding uncharacterized protein LOC131248106 isoform X1 produces MEGLIKGLIDVALGNNDHDDDDRRHQHTHNNDSPSLDERSRSTWAQVVSGEEKQEEEGGAHDYNRNPWNREEEDAGRNNQDWETVGNQPPRKPHVEEDTGRNNQGWETDRNRPSRRPHVEEDVGRNNQGWETVGNRPPRRPHVEEGAGRNDEGWETIGSRPARRPHVASMGHWHGYKQPPSEQEYSTEVDYGANIEPSEEELADLSKACEKLWELDSNRLVPGKDYEIDCGEGKKAYQKEDMAQGRLFSWLSEDIFNRPTYSRFCSLLDNYNPNEGCKEVVTSEEKQEQAAFMEEISRTAPIKYLHKYLVAKGMVSRQYEDFKRMMMDLWFDLYSRGGTSSCSSAFEHVFVGEIKQRGEHEVSGFHNWIQFYLEETKGRVDYQGYIFPRRRGQTPDSETQLLTIQFEWNGVLKSLSSTLVGVSPEFEIALYTLCFYVGEEDNHIQLGPYPVNIKCYRMGRDKIGSAFPISEC; encoded by the exons atggaAGGTCTGATAAAGGGCTTGATAGACGTGGCCCTCGGCAACAACGATCACGATGACGACGACAGACGCCACCAACACACCCACAACAACGACTCTCCCTCTCTAGATGAACGCTCCAGATCTACCTGGGCGCAG GTAGTATCGGGGGAGGAGAAGCAGGAAGAAGAAGGTGGTGCGCACGATTACAACCGTAACCCTTGGAACAGAGAG GAGGAAGATGCGGGAAGAAATAACCAGGATTGGGAAACTGTCGGAAATCAGCCTCCGAGGAAGCCCCATGTG GAGGAAGACACCGGAAGAAATAACCAGGGTTGGGAGACTGACAGAAATAGGCCTTCGAGGAGGCCCCATGTGG AGGAAGACGTCGGAAGAAATAACCAGGGTTGGGAGACTGTTGGAAATAGGCCTCCAAGGAGGCCCCATGTG gaagAAGGTGCTGGAAGAAATGATGAGGGTTGGGAGACTATTGGAAGCAGGCCTGCAAGGCGGCCGCATGTG GCGTCAATGGGCCATTGGCATGGATATAAGCAGCCACCTAGCGAACAGGAATACTCTACTGAGGTTGATTATGGTGCTAACATAGAACCCTCAGAAGAGGAACTTGCCGATCTTTCAAAAGCTTGCGAAAAGCTTTGGGAACTCGATTCAAACCGTTTGGTGCCTGGAAAAGACTATGAGATCGATTGCGGAGAAGGGAAAAAGGCTTACCAAAAGGAAGATATGGCACAGGGACGCCTATTCTCATGGCTGAGCGAAGACATATTCAATCGGCCCACTTATTCCCGTTTCTGTTCTCTCTTAGATAATTACAACCCAAATGAAGGGTGTAAAGAAGTCGTTACTTCTGAAGAGAAGCAAGAGCAAGCTGCATTCATGGAGGAGATCAGTAGGACCGCGCCGATCAAATATCTTCACAAGTACCTTGTTGCCAAGGGGATGGTGTCTAGACAGTATGAAGATTTTAAGAGAATGATGATGGATCTCTGGTTTGATCTCTATAGCAGAGGTGGTACGTCCAGTTGCTCTTCCGCATTTGAACATGTTTTTGTTGGAGAAATCAAGCAGCGTGGGGAGCATGAAGTTTCTGGCTTCCACAATTGGATTCAG TTTTACCTAGAAGAAACAAAAGGGAGGGTTGACTATCAGGGTTATATTTTCCCCAGAAGGCGTGGGCAAACT CCAGACTCCGAAACTCAGTTGCTCACCATTCAGTTTGAATGGAATGGCGTTCTCAAATCCCTCTCCAGCACATTGGTAGGAGTCAGCCCTGAGTTTGAAATCGCGCTCTACACCCTCTGCTTCTACGTGGGTGAAGAAGACAACCACATTCAGCTTGGTCCGTATCCCGTCAACATCAAATGCTATCGTATGGGTAGAGACAAAATCGGCTCCGCGTTTCCTATCTCTGAGTGTTGA